CGCAACACCGTGGCCGCGGTGGCCAGGAACTTCCCGGCGCCGGGCAAGTGCGTCGACGCCGTGCAGGCCGCCGTCGAAAAACGCTTCGACGACGGCATCAAGTTCGAGCGCGACCTGTTCATCGAGCTGGTGAACACCACCGAATCGCGCGCGTTGCGCCATGCCTTCTTCGGCGAGCGCGCCGCCGGCAAGATTCCCGATGTGCCGGAAGACACGCCGGTGCGCAAGGTCGAGAGGGTGGCCGTGATCGGCGCCGGCACCATGGGCGGCGGCATCTCGATGAACTTCCTGAACGCGGGCATCCCGGTCACGATCCTGGAGACCCGGCAGGAAGCGCTCGACCGCGGCGTCGCCACCATCCGCAAGAACTACGAGAACAGCGCCAAGAAGGGCAAGCTGACGCAGGAGAAGGTCGAGGCGCGCATGGCGTTGCTCAAGCCGACGCTCTCGTACGACGACATCCGGGACGCCGACCTCGTCATCGAGGCCGTGTTCGAGGACATGGGCGTCAAGGAAGCCGTGTTCAAGACGCTGGACGAAGTGGCCAAGCCGGGCGCGATCCTGGCGTCGAACACCTCCACGCTGGACGTGGACCGGATCGCCGGCTTCACCAGGCGCGCGCAGGACGTGGTCGGCATGCACTTCTTCAGCCCGGCCAACGTGATGAAGCTGCTGGAAGTGGTGCGCGGCAAGGCCACCGGCAAGGACGTGCTGGCCACGGTCATGAAGACCGCCAAGGCGATCAAGAAGACCGCCGTGGTGTCGGGCGTGTGCGATGGCTTCATCGGCAACCGCATGATCGAGCAGTACAGCCGCCAGGCCGGCTACCTGCTGGACGAAGGCGCGCTGCCCGAACAGGTGGACCGCGCCATGGAGACGTTCGGCTTTGCCATGGGCCCGTTCCGCATGGGCGACCTGGCCGGCAACGACATCGGCTGGGCCATCCGCAAGCGCCGCGCGGTGGACAAGCCGGACATCGTCTACTCCAAGACCGCCGACCTGCTGTGCGAGAAGGGCCGCTTCGGCCAGAAGACCGGCGCCGGCTGGTACGACTACAAGGTGGGCGACCGCAAGCCGTATCCGTCGCAGGAGGTCAACGACATGATCGTCCAGCATTCGAAGGATCTCGGCATCGCGCGCCGCAAGATCTCGGACGAGGAGATCGTCGAACGCCTGGTCTACGCGCTGGTCAACGAGGGCGCGAAGATCCTGGAAGAGGGCATCGCCTCCAAGGCGTCGGACATCGATATGGTCTACCTGACCGGCTACGGCTTCCCGCTGTTCCGGGGCGGCCCGATGCTCTACGCCGACACCGTGGGCCTGTACAACGTCGCCCAGGCCATGCACCGCTACAGCAAGGGCTACCACGGCGAAGCCTGGAAGCCGGCGCCGCTGCTGCAGAGGCTGGCCGACGAGGGCAAAGGCTTCAATGGTTGATCCGCGGATCGGCTGATCGACCGACAACGACCGACAACGCGACGGAGCCCGTCATGCATCCCACCGCCACCGATTGCCTGCTGGTCATCGATGTGCAGAACGACTTCCTGCCCGGCGGTGCGCTGGCCGTACCGGACGGCGACCGGGTGATCCCGGTCGTCAACCGGCTGGCCCGCGCGTTCGGGCGCGTGGTACTGACGCAGGACTCGCACCCGCGCGATCACGTGTCGTTTGCCGCCAACCACTCCGGCATGCAGCCGTTCGGCATGATCGACCTGCCATACGGGCCGCAGGTGCTGTGGCCGGTGCACTGTGTGCAGGGCAGCACCGGCGCGGCGCTGGCCGACGGGCTGGACGTGCCGCATGCGCAACTGATCGTGCGCAAGGGCTATCACCAGCAGATCGACAGCTACTCCGCGCTCTTTGAAGCGGACCGCAAAACGCCCACGGGCCTGCTCGGCTACCTGCGCGAGCTGGGCATCCGGCGCGTGTTCTGCGTCGGACTGGCCACGGACTTCTGCGTGGCGTGGTCGGCGCTGGATGCGCGGGCAGCGGGGCTGGACGTGGCCGTGATCGAAGACGCCTGCCGCGCCATCGACCTGAACGGCTCGCTGGCGCGGGCCTGGCAGCGCATGGCGGACGCCGGCATCGCGCGGTTGCAGGCGAGTGAAGTCCGGAACAGATAACGGACCGCGGAAAACGGACAACGACATACCCAGGCGCACCCGCCGAGGCGGCGCGCCGCCACCAGATACGAGGAGCACCACCATGACCGAAGCAGTGATCGTTTCCACCGCACGTACGGGCCTGGCCAAGAGCTGGAAGGGCGCCTTCAACATGACACACGGCGCCACCATGGGCGGCCACGTGGTCAAGCACGCCATCGAGCGCGCGAAGCTCGAGCCGGGCGAAGTCGAAGACGTGCTGATGGGTTGCGCCAATCCGGAAGGTGCGACCGGTGCCAACATCGCGCGCCAGATCGCGCTGCGCGCCGGCTGCCCCGTCACCGTGCCGGGGGCGACCGTCAACCGCTTCTGCTCGTCGGGCCTGCAGACCATCGCCATGGCCGCGCAGCGCGTGATCGCCAACGAGGGCGACATCTTCGTGGCCGGCGGCGTGGAGTCCATCTCGTGCGTGCAGCAGGAGATGAACCGCCACATGATGACCGAGGGCTGGCTCAACCGGCACAAGCCGGAGATCTACTGGAGCATGCTGCAGACCGCCGAGACCGTCGCCAAGCGCTACAACATCCCGAAGGAGCGCCAGGACGCATACGGCGTGCAGAGCCAGCAGCGCGCCGCCGCGGCTGCCGCCGCCGGCAAGTTCAACGATGAGATCGTGCCGATCACGGTGACGATGGGCGTGGCCGACGCCAGGACCGGCCAGCTCGGCACGCGCGAAGTGACCCTTGGCGCCGACGAAGGCATCCGCCCGGACACCACGCTCGAAGGCGTGTCGAAGATCCGTACCGCCATGCCGGGCGGCGTCATCACGGCCGGCAATGCCAGCCAGTTCTCCGACGGCGCCTCGGCGGCCGTGGTGATGAACGGCAAGGTGGCGGCTGCCCGTGGCCTGCAGCCGCTGGGCGTGTTCCGCGGCTTTGCGGTGGCCGGCTGCGAGCCGGATGAAATGGGCATCGGCCCGGTGTTCGCCGTGCCCAAGCTGCTCAGGAAGACCGGCCTGAAGGTCGAGGACATCGGCCTGTGGGAACTGAATGAGGCGTTCGCCGTGCAGGTGCTGTACTGCGCCGATACGCTCGGCATCCCGATGGACCGCCTGAACGTCAACGGCGGCGCCATCGCCGTGGGCCACCCGTACGGCGTGTCGGGCGCGCGCCTGGTCGGCCACGCGCTGATCGAAGGCAGGCGCCGCGGCGTCAAGTACGTGGTCGTGACCATGTGCATCGGCGGCGGGCAGGGCGCGGCGGGCCTGTTCGAAGTGCTCTGAGGCCAGGCTCCCGCGCCGCGCGGGAGCCTGGCCCGCTTTGTCGTCCCGCTTTGTCGTCCCGCTTTGTCGTCCCGCGCGCGGCTGATCGGCGCAGGGGCGGCATGGATCGCCTGTCCGGAACCCACCCTCCCGCATCGTCATGTCTTCTCTGCTGCTGTCGCGTCGCGACCTGAGCTTTCTGCTCTATGAATGGCTCGATGTGGAGGCGCTCACGCGCTTTCCGCGTTACGCCGACCACTCCCGCGAAACCTTCGATGCGGCGCTCGATACCTGCGAGCGCATCGCCACCGATCTGTTCGCGCCGCATAACAAAAAGAACGACCAGCAGGAGCCGCACTTCGACGGCACCACGGTCTACATCATTCCCGAGGTCAAGACGGCGCTGGAGGCCTTCAACAAGGCGGGCCTGATGGCTGCGGGGCAGGATTTCGAGCGCGGCGGCATGCAGTTGCCCACCGTGGTCGAGAAGGCCGGCTTCGGCTACTTCAAGGCGGCCAATGCCGGCACCAGCGCCTATCCGTTCCTGACCATCGGCAATGCCAACCTGCTGCTGGCGCACGGCACGCCGGCGCAGATCGAGACCTTTGTGCAGCCCGAGCTGGAGGGGCGCTTCTACGGCACGATGTGCCTGTCGGAGCCGCAGGCGGGCTCGTCGCTGTCGGACATCGTCACGCGCGCCGAATACGAGGGCGAATCGCCGCTGGGGCCGCAGTACCGGCTGACCGGCAACAAGATGTGGATCTCCGCCGGCGAGCACGCCTTGTCGGACAACATCGTGCATCTCGTGCTGGCCAAGATTCCCGGCCCGGACGGCAAGCCGATCCCGGGCGTCAAGGGCATCTCGCTGTTCATCGTGCCCAAGTTCCTCGTCAACGCGGATGGGTCGCTGGGCGAGCGCAACGACGTGGCGCTCGCCGGTCTGAACCACAAGATGGGCTATCGCGGCACCACCAACTGCCTGCTGAACTTCGGCGAGGGCACGCAGTTCCGCCCGCAGGGTCCGGACGGACAGCCGCGCGCCGGCGCCATCGGCTACCTGGTCGGCGAGCCGCACAAGGGGCTGGCGTGCATGTTTTTCATGATGAACGAGGCGCGCATCGGCGTCGGCATGGGGGCGACCATGCTGGGCTATACCGGCTACCTGCATGCGCTGGACTACGCGCGCAACCGTCCGCAGGGCCGGCCGGTCGGCCCGTCCGGCAAGGACGCCGCATCGCCGCAGATCCGCATCGTCGACCACGCCGACGTGCGCCGCATGCTGCTGGCGCAGAAGGCCTACGTGGAAGGTGCGCTCGGCCTGAACCTGTATTGCGCCAAGCTGGTCGACGAGGAGCGCGGCGAGACGGATCCCGCCGCGCGCGCCCGGCTCGGCCTGCTGCTCGACATCCTCACGCCGATCGCCAAGAGTTGGCCGTCGCAGTGGTGCCTGGAGGCCAACAGCCTGGCGATCCAGGTGCACGGCGGCTACGGCTACACGCGCGAGTACAACGTCGAGCAGTTCTACCGCGACAACCGCCTGAACCCGATCCACGAAGGCACGCACGGCATCCAGGGGCTGGACCTGCTCGGCCGCAAGGTGGTGATGCAGGACGGCGCCGCCTTTGCCACGCTGGGCCAGCGTGTGCAGGCCACCGTGGGCCGCGCGCTGGACAGCGGCGATGCGGCGCTGGCCGGCTGGGGCCGTGCGCTCGGCCGGGCCGCGCAGGGCCTGGCCACGGTGACGCAGCAGTTGTGGGCGGCCGGCGACCCGCGCGTGACGCTGGCCAATGCCTCGGTCTACCTGGAGGCGTTCGGCCATGTCGTCATCGCGTGGATCTGGCTGGAGCAGGCTCTGGCCGCCGCGCGGGCCCTGCCGGATGCCCAGGGCGACGATGCCGGCTTTTATCGCGGCAAGCTGCAGGTCGCACGCTATTTCTTCCAGTGGGAGCTGCCGAAGACCGGCCCGCAGTTGGCATTGCTGGCCTCGCTCGACACCACCACGCTGGACATGCAGGACGCCTGGTTCTGACGTTCCACGCCAAGCCAAGCCAAGACAGCGACATAGCGACACAACGACACCGGAGACACCCATGGGCACGCTCAAGCATCTTTTCGATCTTTCCGGCAAGACCGCGCTGATCACCGGTGGCTCGCGCGGGCTGGGTCTGCAGATTGCCGAGGCGCTGGGCGAGCAGGGCGCGCGCATCGTGCTGTCGGCGCGCAAGGCCGATGAACTGAGGGAAGCGCAGGCGCACCTGCAGACGCTGGGCATCGATGCCGACTGGGTCGCGGCCGATGGAGCGGTGGAGGCCGACATCCAGCGCCTGGCCGACGAAGCGCTCGCCAAGCTCGGCCACGTGGACATCCTCGTCAACAATGCCGGCGCCACCTGGGGCGCCCCGGCCGAGGACCATCCGGTTGAAGCCTGGGACAAGGTGATGAACCTGAACATCCGCGGCCTGTTCCTGCTCACGCAGCAGATCGGCAAGCGCGCGATGATTCCGCGCCGGTACGGCAGGATCGTCAATGTGGCATCGATCGCCGGTCTGAAGGGCAACCCGCCGGGCACGCTGGAGACGATCGCCTACAACACCAGCAAGGGCGCCGTGGTCAACTTCACGCGCGCGCTGGCGGGCGAGTGGGGCAAGTACGGCATCACCGTCAACGCCATCGCCCCGGGGTTCTTCCCGTCCAAGATGACGCGCGGCTCGCTGGAGAAGCTCGGCGTCGACAAGCTGACCGAGAAGTCCCCGCTGCACCGCATCGGCGACGAGGAAGACCTCAAGGGCGTGGCCGCGCTGTTCGCCTCCGATGCCTCCAAGCACATCACCGGCCAGATCCTGGCGGTCGACGGCGGCGTGAGCGTGGTGTAATGCGAGCGGCTTCTCATTGAATCGAATGCAGCATGCGCGCAGACAACAACGGTTTCCCGATCAACATCCCCTTCCTGCAATGGCTGGGCATGCGCTGCCTGAAGGTGGCGGACGGCGAGGGCATCGTCGAGCTGGCGCTCGAAGACCGCCACATGAACAGCTGGGAGATGGCGCACGGCGGCGTCACCATGACGCTGCTCGACGTGTCGATGGCGATGGCCGGGCGCTCGGCCGACACGCACGGGCGCGGCGTGGTGACGATCGAGATGAAGACGGCGTTCATGCAGCCCGGCCGCGGCACGCTGCGGGCCCATGCGCGCTGCGTGCACCAGTCGACCACCATGGCCTTCTGCGAGGGCGAGGTGCGCGATGCCGACGGCAAGCTGGTGGCCCGCGGCTCGGGCACGTTCAAGTTCGTCAAGCGCATGCCGCCGCCGCGCACGCCGGAGCCGGGCGCGGATGGCTGAGCGTCGGACAGGGACAGCACGGGCCGCAACCCGACCCGCAGGAGCGGAGGAAACGATGCACCGGACCGCACAGGCCGACGGAGCGGCGCGACGGCGTTCGCGCCTACCGGCTTTGGCCATCACACTGCTTTGTTGCACAGGATTGACCATGGCCCTGGAAGGACGCGCCTCGCCTGCCGCTCCGGCACCGGTCGCAGCGCAAGAAGCGCCATCGCCGCCGCCCGCGCCGGTCGTGCCGGAGCAGCGGCCGCTGACCGCCGCCGAGTCCGACCCGGTCAAGATGGGTTGGATGCAAGGGTTTCCGCCCGCGCCCGACCGCATCATCCGCTTCGATCTGGCCGGCAACCTGTTCCCGCGCACGCGCTACAGCTTCAGCCACATGCGCGAGTTCGTGCCGACGCGCACCGTCTGGCGCGGCGATGGCCCGGTCAGCCGGTTGCCGCGCGCGGAGCGCGACCTCGGCGGCGTGTCCTTCACCGATGCCGACGGCCGGCGCCGCACCGTTGCCGACATGCTGGCGCTGACGTACACCGACGGCATCCTCGTCATGCATCGGGGCAAGGTGGTCTATGAGCGCTACTTCGGCGTGCTGGATGCGCACACGCCGCACCTCGCCATGTCGGTGACGAAATCGTTTGTCGGCACGCTGGCGGCGATGCTGGCGGCCGACGGCAAGCTGGACCCGGCCGCGCCCGTCACCCAGTACGTGCCCGAGCTCAAGGACAGCGCCTACGGCGATGCCACCGTGCGCCAGGTGATGGACATGACGGTCGGCGTGCGGTACACCGAGAACTACGCCGACCCGGATGCCGACGTGTGGGTCTACGCCCGCGCCGGCGGCATGCTGCCGCGCGCGGCCGGCGACCCGGGGCCGGCCAATCTCTACGATTACCTGAAGGCGCTGCGCAAGGAAGGCGAGCACGGCACCGCCTTCACCTACAAGACCGTCACCGCCGAGGTGCTGGCCTGGATCGTCAGGCGCGCCTCGGGCCAGTCGCTGTCGGCGCTGCTGTCCGAGCGCGTCTGGCAGCCGATGGGTGCCCAGGGCGATGCGTACTTCACGCTGGACAGCATCGGCACCGAATCGGGCGGCGGCGGGCTCAATACCACGCTGGCCGATCTCGCCCGCTTCGCAGAGATGATCCGCAACGACGGCCGCTTCAACGGCCGCCAGATCCTGCCCAAGGCCGCCATCGACGACATCCGCGGCGGCGGCGATCCGGTCAGGTTCGCCCAGGCCGGCTATGCGACGCTGCCGGGCTATTCGTACCGCGACATGTGGTGGATCTCCGGCGACGCCCACCGGACGTTCGAGGCGCGCGGCATTCACGGCCAGCGCATCTATATTGATCCCGTGGCGCAGATGACCATCGTGCGCTATGCCTCGCACCCGATTGCCGCCAACGCTGTCAACGACCCGGTCACGCACCGGGCCTACCGGGCGCTGGCCGATTTCCTGATGCAACAGAAGTGACCCCTATCGATCTCTAGGAGCGACCTCATGTCGAACTCGTATCAACGCATCGTCCTGGCTTCCCGTCCCGAGGGGCCCGTCACGCCGGACAACTTCCGGCTGGAGACGGCGCCGATTCCCGAACTCAAGGACGGCCAGGTGCTGGTGCGCAACCATTTCCTGTCGCTCGATCCGTACATGCGCGGCCGCATGAACGACAGCAAGTCGTACGCGGAGCCGCAGCCGCTGGACGAGGTGATGATCGGCGGCACGGTGGGCGTGGTGGAAGCGTCCAAGAACCCGGCCTATGCGGTGGGCGACAACGTGATCGGCATGTTCGGCTGGCAGGAGATCGGCATCTCCGACGGGCGCGGCATGCAGAAGGTGGACACGCGCCATGTTCCGCTGTCGGCCTACCTGGGCTCGGTCGGCATGCCGGGCGTGACGGCGTGGTACGGCCTGAACCGGATCATGCACGCCAAGCCCGGCCAGACCGTGGCGGTCAGCGCGGCCTCGGGCGCGGTCGGCAGCGTGGTCGGCCAGCTCGCCAAGCTCAAGGGCTGCCGCGTCGTGGGCTTCGCCGGCGGCAAGGACAAGTGCGATTACGTGGTCGACGAGCTGGGCTTCGACGCCTGCATAGACTACAAGGCCGCCAAGGACCCGAAGGACCTCTACGAGATGCTCAAGGCGGCCACGCCGGACGGCATCGACGCCTGCTTCGAGAACGTGGGCGGCGACATCCTGGATGCCGTGCTGCGTCGCATGAACCCGTTCGGCCGCATCGCCCTGTGCGGCATGATCGCCGGCTATGACGGCCAGCCGCTGCCGCTGCAGAACCCGCAACTGATCCTGGTCTCGCGCCTGACCATCGAGGGCTTCATCGTGTCCGAGCATATGGATGTGTGGCCCGAGGCACTGCGCGAGCTGGGCGGCTACGTGGCCCAGGGCAAGCTGAAGTTCCGCGAGAGCGTGGCACAGGGGCTGGCCAGTGCGCCGGAAGCCTTCATCGGCCTGCTCAAGGGCAAGAATTTCGGCAAGCAGTTGGTGAAGCTGATCTGAGTTGAGACATGTGCGGACGGCCAAACCGTTGACGGTCCGCCGGGCGACTACCGCAACAGAATGGCCCATGGCCCGATCCGCAACGACGACGTGAAGGAGGCACCATGAACGCACCCGACACCGCACAGGCCAAGCGGCCTGACGAGATAGCCGCGAACCTCGGCCCCGAGATCCGCGAGAAATACCGCAACCTGCCGCGCCCGCCCCAGTTCGCCACCGCGGCCGAGGAGCGCCTGCACCGCAAGCAGCGGCTGGCGGCGGCGCTCCGGCTGTTCTCCAGGTTCGGCTTCGACGAAGGCGTGGCCGGGCACATCACCGCGCGCGATCCGGAATACCCGGACAGCTTCTGGGTCAACCCGTTCGGCGTGCATTTCAGCCAGGTGACGGTGTCCAACCTGATCCGCTGCGACCATCGCGGCAATGTGGTGGAGGGCGATTACCCGGTCAACGCGGCGGCCTTCGCCATCCACTCGCGCGTGCACCAGGCGCGGCCCGATGCGGTGGCGGCGGCGCATTCGCACAGCACCTACGGGCGGGCGTGGTCGACGCTCGGCCGCAAGCTCGATCCGCTCACGCAGGACGTCTGCGCCTTCTACGAAGACCACGCGCTGTACGACGATTTCGGCGGCGTGGTGGTCGAGCTGGACGAGGGCCAGCGCATTGCCCAGGCGCTCGGCGGCAACAAGGCCGCGATCCTGCAGAACCACGGCCTGCTGACGGTCGGCAAGACGGTGGACGAGGCGGCGTGGTGGTTCATCACCATGGAGCGCTCGTGCCAGGTGCAACTGCTGGCCGAGGCCGCCGCCGCGCGTACCAGCGAGCCGCTGCGCCTGATTTCCGAGGCGGCGGCGCGGCAGGCGTATTCCATCGTCGGCACGGCGCAGGCGGGGTGGTTCCAGTTCCAGCCGCTGTATGCGCGCATCGTCAAGGAACAACCCGACCTGCTGGACTGATCGGCAGCCGGACCCAGCCAACCGGGAGCCCCCATGACGGAACTGATCCTGCACCACTACGCCACCTCGCCGTTCTCGGAGAAAGTACGCCTGATCCTCGGCTACAAGGACCAGCCGTGGAAATCCGTCACGGTGCCCGTCATCCTGCCCAAGCCGGATGTGATGCCGCTGACCGGCGGCTACCGGCGCACGCCGTTCCTGCAGATCGGCGCGGACATCTACTGCGATACCGCGCTGATCGCGCAGGTGCTGGAGTCGATCCATCCGGTGCCGACGCTCTATCCGGCCGACCGCGCGGCGGCGGCGTTCGCCATGGCGCAGTGGGCCGATACCACGCTGTTCTGGGCGGCGGCCTCGTTCGTCGGCCAGCCGGAGGGCTTCAAGAGCCTGATGGCCGGTCTGCCGGAAGACTTCGTCAAGGCCTTCGTCGAAGACCGCAAGGCGATGCGCGCGGGTGGCACCGGCCTGCGCACGCCGCTGCCGGAGGCGGTCGCCACGCTGCAGGTCTTCCTGGCCCAGTTGGAGCGCCAGTTCGCCACCGGCGAGCATATCTTCCTGTTCGGCGAGCAGCCGACCATCGCCGATTTCTCCGTCTACCACGCCCTGTGGTTCATCCGCCGCGCGGCCGCCGTGGCGGGGATACTCGATGCGCATCCGGAGGCGGTGGCGTGGATGCACCGCATGGCCGGCTTCGGCCACGCGCAGGCGCAGCCGATGACGCCGGCCGAAGCGCTGGACATCGCCCGCGCCGCCACGCCGCGCTCGCTGACCGATGCCGGGGCCGGGGTCGGGGCCGGGGCCGGGGTCGGGGTCGGGGTCGGGGCCGGGGTCGGGGTCGGGGTCGGGGTCGGGGTCGGGGCCGGGGTCGGGGTCGGGGTCGGGGCCGATTTTGATACGCGCTACGGCCTGCCCAAGGGCACGCGCGTGACGGTGGCGGCCACCGACTATGCCGTCGATCCGATTGAGGGCGACCTGGTGGTCTCCACGCGCGATGCCGTCGGCGTGCTGCGCGAAGACCCACGCGTCGGCCAGGTGGTGGTGCATTTTCCGCGCGTCGGCTATGCGGTGCGCAAGGTCGAGCCGGCCGGCTGACCCGGCCGCGCCGCTCGCTTTCCACGACGCATCCATGACAACAACACGAGGCATATACGTATGAAGCAATTCGCGGGCGGCGTGGCCGTCATCACGGGCGGGGCGTCGGGCTTCGGCAACGAGTTCGCGAAGCTTGGGGCCGGGCAGGGCATGAAGCTGGTGCTGGCCGATATCCAGCAGGATGCGCTGGACGCCGCCGTGGCCGGGTTCAAGGCGCAGGGCGTCGAGGCCATCGGCGTGCGCGTCGATGTGTCCAGGGTGGAGGATGTGCAGGCGCTGGCCGACGCGGCCATCCGCGCGTTCGGCAAGGTCAACCTGCTGTTCAACAACGCGGGCGTCGGCGCGGGCGGCCTGATCTGGGAGAACACCCGGAAGGATTGGGACTGGGTGCTCGGCGTCAACCTGCACGGCGTGATCCACGGCGTGCGCATCTTCACGCCGCTGATGCTGGCCGAGGCCGCGAAGGACCCGGCCTACGAGGGCCATATCGTCAACACGGCGTCGATGGCGGGGCTGCTGAACGCGCCGGCCATGGGCATCTACAACGTGTCCAAGCACGCCGTGGTGGCGCTGACGGAATCGCTGTACCAGGACCTGAGCCTGGTGACCGGGCAGATCCATTGCTCGGTGCTGTGCCCGTATTTCGTGCCGACCGGCATCACGCAGTCGCACCGCAACCGCCCGCAGGACCTGGCCAACGCCGCGCCGCCCACCAAGTCGCAACTGGTGGCCCAGGCCATGACCGACAAGGCGGTCAGCTCCGGCAAAGTGACCGCCGAGCAGGTCGGCCAGATGACCTTCGATGCCATCCGCCACGAACATTTCTATATTTATTCGCATCCGCACGCGCTCGGGCCCGTGCAGCATCGCTTTGAAGACATCGTCTCGCAGCGCAATCCATCCGATCCGTTCGAGGGCAAGCCGGACGTGCGGGCGCGCCTGGTCGAAGCGCTGCGCGGCTAGCCACGGGCAGGCCGCTTGCCGGCCCACTTTCCCCCGCTTCCCTGCTTGCCCCGATCCGACCCTGAAGACCAGACTGCCATGACCGCCGCCACAGCCACCGCTGCCGCCACCATCACGCATCCGCAGTTCGCCGACCTGCCCAACGGCACGCGGCTGCATTACGCCAGCGCCGGCCGGCGCGGTGCCCCGCTGATGCTGTTCGTGCACGGCTTTCCGGAGTTCTGGTACGAGTGGGAGGCGCAACTGGCGGCGTTCGGCGGCACGCACTTCGCGGTGGCGCCGGACATGCGCGGCTACAACCTGTCGAGCAAACCGGCGGCGGTGGACGCCTACCGGCCCACGCAACTGGTGCAGGACCTGGAGCAGTTCATTGCCGCACTCGGCTACGACCGCGCCATCGTGGTCGCGCACGACTGGGGCGGGGCGATCTGCTGGAACCTGGCGATCCAGCATCCCGAGCGCGTCGAGCGGCTGGTGATCATCAATTCGCCGCATCCGTGGGTGTTCGCCAATGCGCTGCTGACCGATCCAGCGCAGCAGGCCGCGTCGGCCTACATGAACTGGCTGCGCCAGCCGGGCGTGGAGGAGGTGCTGGCCGCCGAGGAGTTCGAGAAACTCGAAGGCTTCTTCCACGG
The sequence above is drawn from the Ralstonia solanacearum K60 genome and encodes:
- a CDS encoding class II aldolase/adducin family protein, giving the protein MNAPDTAQAKRPDEIAANLGPEIREKYRNLPRPPQFATAAEERLHRKQRLAAALRLFSRFGFDEGVAGHITARDPEYPDSFWVNPFGVHFSQVTVSNLIRCDHRGNVVEGDYPVNAAAFAIHSRVHQARPDAVAAAHSHSTYGRAWSTLGRKLDPLTQDVCAFYEDHALYDDFGGVVVELDEGQRIAQALGGNKAAILQNHGLLTVGKTVDEAAWWFITMERSCQVQLLAEAAAARTSEPLRLISEAAARQAYSIVGTAQAGWFQFQPLYARIVKEQPDLLD
- a CDS encoding glutathione S-transferase family protein, with the protein product MTELILHHYATSPFSEKVRLILGYKDQPWKSVTVPVILPKPDVMPLTGGYRRTPFLQIGADIYCDTALIAQVLESIHPVPTLYPADRAAAAFAMAQWADTTLFWAAASFVGQPEGFKSLMAGLPEDFVKAFVEDRKAMRAGGTGLRTPLPEAVATLQVFLAQLERQFATGEHIFLFGEQPTIADFSVYHALWFIRRAAAVAGILDAHPEAVAWMHRMAGFGHAQAQPMTPAEALDIARAATPRSLTDAGAGVGAGAGVGVGVGAGVGVGVGVGVGAGVGVGVGADFDTRYGLPKGTRVTVAATDYAVDPIEGDLVVSTRDAVGVLREDPRVGQVVVHFPRVGYAVRKVEPAG
- a CDS encoding SDR family oxidoreductase — its product is MKQFAGGVAVITGGASGFGNEFAKLGAGQGMKLVLADIQQDALDAAVAGFKAQGVEAIGVRVDVSRVEDVQALADAAIRAFGKVNLLFNNAGVGAGGLIWENTRKDWDWVLGVNLHGVIHGVRIFTPLMLAEAAKDPAYEGHIVNTASMAGLLNAPAMGIYNVSKHAVVALTESLYQDLSLVTGQIHCSVLCPYFVPTGITQSHRNRPQDLANAAPPTKSQLVAQAMTDKAVSSGKVTAEQVGQMTFDAIRHEHFYIYSHPHALGPVQHRFEDIVSQRNPSDPFEGKPDVRARLVEALRG
- a CDS encoding alpha/beta fold hydrolase, with the protein product MTAATATAAATITHPQFADLPNGTRLHYASAGRRGAPLMLFVHGFPEFWYEWEAQLAAFGGTHFAVAPDMRGYNLSSKPAAVDAYRPTQLVQDLEQFIAALGYDRAIVVAHDWGGAICWNLAIQHPERVERLVIINSPHPWVFANALLTDPAQQAASAYMNWLRQPGVEEVLAAEEFEKLEGFFHGMGQPVAEWFTPDVRALYHAAWNRPGEGGSHGLTGGINYYRASPLHPPAEGLAPLRIDQMPPEAFVVSMPTLVIWGEKDIALPATLLNGLDRFIPDLRIERIPDGTHWVVHEQPERVTALIRSFVE
- a CDS encoding NADP-dependent oxidoreductase, which encodes MSNSYQRIVLASRPEGPVTPDNFRLETAPIPELKDGQVLVRNHFLSLDPYMRGRMNDSKSYAEPQPLDEVMIGGTVGVVEASKNPAYAVGDNVIGMFGWQEIGISDGRGMQKVDTRHVPLSAYLGSVGMPGVTAWYGLNRIMHAKPGQTVAVSAASGAVGSVVGQLAKLKGCRVVGFAGGKDKCDYVVDELGFDACIDYKAAKDPKDLYEMLKAATPDGIDACFENVGGDILDAVLRRMNPFGRIALCGMIAGYDGQPLPLQNPQLILVSRLTIEGFIVSEHMDVWPEALRELGGYVAQGKLKFRESVAQGLASAPEAFIGLLKGKNFGKQLVKLI